The Dioscorea cayenensis subsp. rotundata cultivar TDr96_F1 chromosome 11, TDr96_F1_v2_PseudoChromosome.rev07_lg8_w22 25.fasta, whole genome shotgun sequence genomic interval ttaattaaattgttatatattaaaataactatTTGCTTTTAACTTCTTTTAACAGGACGCTGATATAATGTGGTTAAGAAATCCTTTGCTACATTTCTATTCAGATGGAGATATTCAATTTTCTTGTGATAGATTTAGTGGCTTTTCAGAGGACATGAACAACGTTGCAAATACTGGTTTTTATTATGTCAAATCCAACAACAAGACCATAAATTTTTACAAGTATTGGTATTCATCAAGAGTTAATTATTCTCGGCATCATGATCaagatgtttttaattttatcaaaaaagacTCATACGCAAGAGAATTAGgggtaaaatttaaatttcttgaTACGGTTAATTTCGGTGGATTTTGTCAACCCAGCAAAGATTTCAACCAGGTTTGTACTATGCATGCTAATTGTTGTATTGGCTTGAGCCGGAAAATACATGACCTTGGTTTGGTGCTTGATGATTGGAGGAAGTATATGAGGATGAGTTCAGAGGAAAGACAAACTCAAAGAATGTCTTGGGGTGCGCCGAAAAATTGTAGTCTCGCTCCACTTGGTTAGCATGCTTGTTGTTTTATAGGATTGTTgtgtgaattttttaaaaaaaaattatatatgaataatcAAGAGGATTTGATGAACATCCgatttgtattttaatagtTTTGTGTTGATTAAGATTGTTAAGATGGACATGTACTCAAGCAATTGcaagttgaaaaaaataaataataaaatatctctTGGATGTATGGATTTCagtaaaattattcaaaatatctaattatcaaaataatagttAGCTAGAGGAATACGGACATTATTACATTAAATAGTGTTACATGGATGAAGGTACGtacatgcacatatatatacgTGTTAGGAAATGAGTTGGTCGAACTGAACATTCTtctgatttaattaatttgtaagagatttcttacaaaaatggcaccaaattaaatttataaattctaatatatatatatatatatagggataaGTCTTTTAGGGAGGTCCCCATAATCCATATCTGGGGATGTCTAATGTTGCAGCCTTAGATTcttcaacatcaacaaaattcAAACTTTGATTCATATAAACAAGTGCATCAaccaattaacaaaaaaaaaataacaaaaaataaagccCATCTTTATAGCAACAATCTCCATCTAATAACATTCTGATTTTCACGATAAACATTTCGTCAATACCGaatcaaatgaaatattattCAATCTCGAAATTAACAGCATTTCAAGAACAAATTAACACTCAAATCAATCAGAAAAACGAATGAGAGGAAGGAATCGGTTGAATGAGAGGAAGGAATCGATTGATCTATAGAGAGATGGATCTAAACCTTTAACACGAGAGACGATGGGGCGTTGGTGGAGACGGGGGAGAAGGCGTTGGTGGAGACGGAGACAGTGGATGCTGTGGAGGCGTTTGTGGAGATAGGGACATGTGGTTTTGGTAAAGAGAATTTCAGTGTGGTTTTGGGGGGAGCCGTTAGATCAAATGATCTAACGGCTCCTAGTTACATCCCAGATATGAATTCTGGGGACATCCctagaagatatatatatatatatatataagtttgttTTTAAATCATCTTCAAAGATCTGGAAAGAAAATCTTAATTAgctacatttaaatttttttcttaattattctAAACTAATTCTATCCACTTAACAAAGCATATCccatacatatttatattttatttttaaaatactatatatatatatccccatACTCTaaactaaatcaaaatcaaaattttcaaaaaaataaataaataacactcaAGATCACATTATCACTATAAAACCTCAGACCATCAACCACCACCGCCCACcaccacaacaaaaacaacaagcacGAATCTCAATGCAGTTCACCGGAGATGCCAAAGAACTCCGGAGGATCCTGCCGGTGATTCTCCTCCTCGCCGCGGTCACCATCCCTTGCACACTCTTCTACCTTTCCGTCAGCCCGGGCACCACCTTCAACTCCCTCTCCAAGCTCTTTCCGACCACACAAACCTCATGGAAGGAGGAGCTCCGGCGAGTCATGAGCGCGGCGGCGATGGGTGACGAGAAGAAGACGGTGATCATAACGATGGTGAACTCGGCGTGGATGGCACCGGGTTCTATGATGGACTTATTCATGGAGAGTTTGAAGATTGGGAATGGAACAAGAGAGTTATTGAATCATTTGGTGGTGGTGGCCATGGATGAGAAGGGGTACGTGAGATGCATGGAAATGCATGGGCCATTGCTTCGCGTTGACCACTGAGGGGGTTGACTTTTCAGAACAGAAGAACTACATGACCGCTGACTATTTGAAGCTGACGTGGAGGAGGATTGAGTTCCTTGGAACTGTGCTTGAGTTGGGTTTTAGCTATATTCTCACGGTATGCTTGCatgcttttgtttatttatttatcaactttTATGAGAGTTTTTGGTTCTATGtgttttgaattatattatCATGTTGTGaattgatgatattgtttttaaGATGTTTAGTTTGTAAAAATAAGAATTGGAGTGTAGTTTGTGTgttcatttttcattatatgctcttgtttatggtttatttatgcttttgtgtgttgatttatttatttattgctgAGAACTTGAGAGGATGGCTCATATAGTGGTAAAATTTAGAttcttttttaaatcatattatgATTGTATGTGAGTtcattcttttatgtttttatgttttgatttagttttattttttatttttatgaaagttTTTAGTAGCACGTGGAGAAGttggttatatatttttatgatttaggTTTTAAATCTTATATATAAGGATATTGataattgatgataattttttttagaagttaagctgtaaaaattattttttttaataaaaaaataatttggagtTTAGAGAAGGAAGTATTTGtactttatattatatttttttatattctttttgtttttatggttATATGAATTACATGCTTAGATTTTGAGTTCTGTAATTGTTAACTTAGATTATTAGAAAACTAGGGGAAGGAATTCAAGTGGCATGAGCTCCTAAAAAGTTAGactatttttgtaataatagattaaacaaaaatatctgctttgatttttgaatttaattaattatttttcattaggTATATTGTGAaagtataaatattttatttttattcaaggtTCTAGATTAATTTTGGGTAAAACCTCTCTATGTtataatactttatttttattattataattagagtAATTCTCTTTATttgacaccattaatcttctTTCCATGAGAGtgtctttattttaattaatttattaattattcattgGAGTTTATATACACAACTGCTCATGCATGCAAAAATTTCTCATGAAACCTTTTGAATGACCaaataagttaattaaattgttatttattaaaataactatTTGTTTTTAACTTCTTTTAACAGGATGCTGATATAATGTGGTTCAGAAATCCTTTGCTACATTTCTATGCAGATGGAGATATTCAATTGTCTTGTGATAGTTTTAGGGACAATTCAGAGAACATGAACAACGTTGCAAATACTGGTTTTCATTATGCCAAATCCAACAATAAGACCATAAATTTTTGCAAGTATTGGTATTCATCAAAAGGTAATTATTCTGGGTATCATGATCAAGATGTTTTGAATTTCATCAAGAAGGACTCATACACAAGAGAATTAGGAGTGAAAATCAAATTTCTGGATACTGTTAATTTCGGTGGATTCTGTCAACCTAGCAAAGATTTCAACCAGGTTTGTACTATGCATGCTAATTGTTGTATTGGCTTGAACCGGAAAATACATGACCTTGGTTTGGTGCTTGATGATTGGAGGAAGTATATAAGGATGAGTTCAGAGGAAAGACAAACTCAGAGAATGTCTTGGAGTGTACCGAAGGAGTGTAGTTTTGCGCCGATTAATTAAAATGTAAGGTGATatgatctaatttttttttttaaatgttatttatttatgatttttttatgtaattagaattatatgattttaaagagaaaaaaaaacctatatctTAATAGTTTAGAGtgtatttgattaattattacatGAGAATATATATACCAGCAATCCAGCACAATGCAAATGATTGacttattatataaatacttgtattgttttgtatttgatttttttttatcatgattagtacaaaaagaatttaagaaGTTGTactgtattttattattttttcatgttgtgttttaaaaaaatgaaaaccaaaaaatatataaatatttatagttaAACCATGCATTTAGATTTTATAATCTCATCCCACCAAGATTttgcataaatattaatttgtagaTGACATTGGACacttttttctatatataaatttatttttatgtttatctacaTATTTGCTCCACAATCTCATTAGATGAAACAATTTAAGAAAACTTTCTCAAAAAATCTAATCCATCATATTAAATACATTTAGGGGTGAGCATAATGAGTTTATATCTAACCTATCAGGtagcattttattttaaattttttaaaaatatattcaaaaaaatattttattattaacagACTTCCTGAGATGCAAGGATCAGAGGAACAAGATATACAGtgaaactaagaaaaaaatgtaaaaaaataagcccgtgtttgattggcaacatggaaaatggctgaaaaagaaaatttttccatggaatattttttcatggaaaattttacatggtaaatgaaaaaatagtcgtttgattggcattatttttctagctaaaaaaataaaaaaattctatagaaaatttagattttgttgtttgattgctctttttttccacggaaaataaaatattttccatgaaaaaaacctcattgtttgattgcatcaattttcctgtaaaaaaatcacattttccatgaattttttttaaaatcattaaaattataaacagcgCTACgtgaattgaatcttaccatggGATCTCTTCACTAacctggataaatttatttaaaatattatcaagttatataatttatatttttttaaaaaaaattaaaagaaaaggaaaaacttttcttttaaatttttttaaaaaaatgttattttaaaattataaacaacgctacgtggaattgaatcttaccgtCAAAACGCCGCGGGATCTGTTcactggataaatttatttaaaatattatcaagttatataatttatctttttttaaaaaaaattaaaaaaaaaaagataaaactttttttttaatttttaaaagaaaagttattttaaatatttcaatcgcaAGTTATTATTTCACCTGTTACGTTTTTTCTGGAAAACTTTTCCCAAGGTGGGAATGAGGAAAAATGGTCACGTGATAGAGcttatggaaaaattttctatgaaaaatttTAGCAAACAAACATTGGAAAATGACCAGTAAAAATTTTTTCCAGGAGaaaaaagggcaatcaaacacagcctaaaagtaaaaaaattattttttatccgAATCAATaggataaatcaaataaaataaacccacACAAGTTATACACATTACACCAAATTGTTATATATACTACATCCGTCCcttataaatttattagtaatctaaaatttataaaaattatattaattgttaaaaattatttttatttaaaacgtaatttaatataatatataattaaataagatttattaaaaattataaactaccttaattattaaatataatatttaatgctttATAAAATTCCTAAATTCACTGTAAAATTTAATGTTCCTACCATGTGTAGACATCCAACTCAACCTTCCAAATATAAATCATGACCTCTCACGTTTTAAACACAATTAACACAACCCTCATCACCACTATCAACACCAAAGCACGAATCTCAATGCACTCCGACGGAGATCTCGAGACAGTTCAAAGCTGGCGCCGCCGCCTCCTCCCTCCGGCAATCCTGCTCGCCGCCGTCGTCTTACCCTGCTCTCTCATCTACCTGGCCTCCACCATGGACAACTCATGGCCTCTTCTGACCTCTCTCCCCGCCGGCGTTACTGAAGAAATGAAGCTCCGGCGAGTTCTCAGCTCCGCTGCCATGGCGGACAATAAGACAGTGATCTTAACGACGGTGAACTCGGCGTGGATTTCACCGGGTTCAGTGCTGGACTTGTTCATGGAGAGCTTCAAGCTTGGGAATGAAACGAGTGAGTTGTTGGATCATTTGGTGGTGGTGGCCATGGATAAGAAGGGTTACGTGAGGTGCATGCAGGTGCACAAGCACTGCTTTGCGTTGACCACTGAAGGCGTTGACTTTTCAGAGCATAAGAACTTCATGTCCGGTGATTACTTGAAGATGATGTGGAGGAGGCTTGAGTTTCTTGGAACTATTCTTGACTTGGGCTTTGACTTCATCTTCTCAGTATGTTTCTCttctgcttattattattattattattattattatgatgagTTGAGAATTTAATAATTAGGTAGGATAAGATGAATGGCAcagtattaaaatattaacttttatattttttgcttttttttttctgatgtgTCATTGTtccatattttataaataaaaataaaaataaattaaattggcgtattgaaaaaaagaaatagatataAGAGGGAAGTCACAAAAATACACTTTAAATGATGGGTagaattaatatt includes:
- the LOC120271737 gene encoding uncharacterized protein At4g15970-like, encoding MHSDGDLETVQSWRRRLLPPAILLAAVVLPCSLIYLASTMDNSWPLLTSLPAGVTEEMKLRRVLSSAAMADNKTVILTTVNSAWISPGSVLDLFMESFKLGNETSELLDHLVVVAMDKKGYVRCMQVHKHCFALTTEGVDFSEHKNFMSGDYLKMMWRRLEFLGTILDLGFDFIFSDTDIMWFRNPLPHFYKDGDFQIACDYFVGNPNDLNNKPNGGFMYVKSNNKTISFFKYWFKSQERYPGVNEQEVLNLIKKNAFTRELGVKIRFLDTTYFGGFCEPSKDFNKVCTMHANCCIGLGRKIHDLVLMLNDWGRYMSMSPEERQSQRMAWSVPKNCSLASLG